The following nucleotide sequence is from Lytechinus variegatus isolate NC3 chromosome 12, Lvar_3.0, whole genome shotgun sequence.
TAGTGTATCTAgtttacaaatgaatatattCAAATGAACTTCGAGATATGGTTAAGTAGACACAAAGAACGAGATCACGAGGAGGTAGAAAGCAACATAGGAAAGGCGGTAAGTGAGACTAGATTATGAAACACACCGTCAATGATGTGGGTAAAATTAAACATCCAtgagaacgaaaaaaaaatcctatccTCCAACGTTCGCCCATGTCATGCAAACTAATTTGGTAAAGATGTTATCCGAAAATAGTTTGCTCAATGAGTTTCTTGGGTTAGCCATCAAAACCATCTTTATTAGACAAGCTCCTTTCAAGGTATGACAATAGGTCTACATCAGCAGTAGATTACAACAGACCAGAGGAAGATGATAAGTGGTAAGGAAATTCCACTAGCACATGCAAAGTACATAAGGGCAACGTAATTCATGACACCGGACAGtatccaagttttttttttattttgtgatattcCTCTGCCCTAGCAATGTAAAGAATGTAACTGTGAATTTATATAGAATGACAAGACAGGGTGGCTCCTGGGTATATAGAGCACCCATCATATGAACGGATGGGTCAATCATGGGATTAATCCGTAGTCAAGTAAACGTCATTTATCCGATTGCCCTCTCAGTATTAGGTCAATCCTAAGTACTAAATTCGAGTAAAGGTACATTgattaaattcaaatttcttGCAATGTCTCATTACACGTAATTTTCAATTGAACGTAAAGTTTATTGAAACGCccacgaggggggggggggggtgaaatgaATATTTAGGCATAGAAATTATTTGACAGCCTCTCAGAGATATTACTTACGTAGTATCCATTGACGTCAGAATTCTGTTCAGCCTGAGGAAGGGCGCTccatgacaaaaataaagagGTTGGTCCTTTGATTTCCAGATTGAAAGTTGAGGGTTTCGAAGTTGGGACTAAGATGAAACAGAGATATTGGTaagaatgatgaaaatatggatCATAAAGAATGGTAAGAAATTAAGCTGAATTCATCCAACTTATCGTCGGCCAATCATTTAATATCATTCACGTTTTCACGAAATGATCATTATCCATGTCAAAGGTAGGTCAAGAAATTCTTGAACAGTAATAAACTAAATGTAAAGTAGAACTTTTCCAGAAATCtcacttttgaaatggaaacAAATCAATTAGGCCTATAGACTGGTTGTGTGTTGAAAAAGGAAAACATATTGTTCTGTTCTTTATCACATCATTCTACAATGAAGTGATTTTAGGCTGTACTTATTTATGACAGTTAAGCAGTGAAGATCTTTTGCACAATGCCAACGGGATACTGAAAGCAATGATAACGTGAAACAAACAGAAACTAAGTTAACGAGTCGGAAAAAATCCTTGGAGACTTGGGAGCCAATAACTGTGGTCAGCCGGGCAAGTAAAGTATAGGGCTACAAAGCCCAGCCGTTCTCAtttatattcattctttttatttttcgcTGTAGATTCTGGAGAGTACAATCATCAACCTACGAGTATCTTTTTCGCAGATGTAGTATAAGGATGCAGAACAAACTTCATCGTTGTAACTCTGAGCTGTCGAGAACTCGACACAAGTTTGATCCGATGCTGCCCCATCTGGTTTGCCGCTGTCCCAATGTGAACCGTCCCATGGATACTCTGATATCGCTGTCTCCCAACGGTATACGTCTAATGATATGAACGGGAGGGGTGGGGTTGAAGATTGATAGGatgggagagagggagggagaggggggaaGGGGAGGTGGCAGACATATAGAGACGGGGGAGGGGTTGTTGGAAAGGAGAGAAATAAATGGAGAGCGAGGGGGATGGAGGGCGGGAAATAGAGAGGTGGGGACGGGTCGGGAGTGAGAgagataaatgaaaatcaatgtgGCGAACAATATCATGAAAATGGATAGAGATCAGATAGGTAGATgatttaatgaatatatatattctttttataaaaaataaaatgatcagtaaataaatgatttaaataCTATTAATCAAACAGAGAAACACATTATGGCCTAGTTACACCGGAACTAAATCAGCTACGAATCCATCCGAATACACGTATTCGGCATGTTCGGATGGTTTCGGGagtattctgttctccctccgCAATAAGAGAAAATTCAGGAAGGATTCAGAAACATTCGAGCCATCAAAACCATCCGAATTAGACCGAATTCGGCTAGAATCGGCAGGAATTTATTGGGGAAAATTCGGTTTTGGTGTAAATCTGGCTtaagtaatcatggtaatagcTTTGTCATCAGAACTTTCCTCAATTACTATTAGGAATCTATCATGATTCTTAAATCTAAGATTCGTGGCACAGACCTTCTGCCGGTATGTATCTGAGTCCAATCCAAAATCGTCTGCTTGAATAGCGATATCGATAGTAGCTGACCAGAAAGTTGAATTCTCTCTCTGTTTCTACGGTAACCAGGTCACCCCCTAGCTCCTGGCAATAGTCCTGCGCGTCAGACCAGGACTTGGTGTTGGTCCCAAAGAAGTAGCAGCTATGGTCATCCCAAGCCCAGGAGCTGCTATCACATAGCGGGTGAGTTGTTGGCTGAGGAATGGCTCCAGCTCCTGCAAGTTTTTCAAACGCAAATATTAACATAAACGGGTAACAAGGTTTCATGTGTGATATATATCCAATTTCTAAATACCCTTGGCTCTTTTGCACATCAGTAAGTCAgtcgttttttttaattacgtatttattgaatgtccaaatttcattatatcgcattttgattattattatactgaTGCAGTTCATTGATAAATCTTTATGATCCACAACAAATAAACGTGTAATCTATGGTGTTTCGTCATACAAATCTTATAAAGGGGCAAGTTATAGgaaacataaattaaaaatctttttaaCAATATATTAATTACACTGACCGTTTTTAGTTAAGTTTTTAGTTTTAGTTTCCGCATTAGTCAGGCTACGTTGACTCTATGGAAGCGTGTTACACAGCTTCTTTTGTACATGATGTGAAAGTATAATCCTaacatattatttcatttactaCGATTCTCACATCTGAATGTATAATAACACAgtccaccgctgccaccaaatATTACCTACACTTCACCAGAAACACGCTTCTATGAAAATCATATTGACTTTCATTCAGATAGCTTGATGTCAGACCCCGATTCGAATCCCTTTACTGCATATTTTCACTTAACTATAGTAGCAATCTACAACTACTCATTTACAATCAATTCACTATAAGCATGAATCTGTAGTTTGTTTAAGCACATCTCCTAAATAATCATGTTCCCTATAAGTCGAGCAATCTCTATAGATCGGGCTTTGATAAGTTTCTCCAAAGTAAACTTGCTATGCGTCTAAACATTGTGCATTATACTGCTAAATGAAGCAAGAATAACCATTCCATATAGCCTACACTTTAATTTACCTATGTCCTCTTTACAGACGTATTGGCGACCGCCTTGTACCGTAGTATCAATATACTCATTTGTCGAGTGGATATGCATCACTACCCCATTTTCACTAATGCCTCCATTCGGTTCTCCGCTTTTCCAGTTCGTGTAAACCGGGTCATTTCCTTCCGCATCCTTCCAAGTTCctattatcaatattaataaaaagaaatagaaataataatattaaaatataatatttatacaGCACACTTCCACCTAAAGTAGAATTTCAAGGAGCTTTAGAGCAAATTAACGACAGAAACTTGTAGAAAAGTAGATATACATGATTTTAAAGGATACTGAAAATAACGGGAAAGGGTTGGTTATAAGgtttttgataaattatttgtttttcaatacGATAAAAGTATACATACCTTCTTCTTCGATGTCATTTAGTCCGACCCAAAATGTGGCTACTCCTCTCTGTGCCCATCTAAATATCCTCCTTAAATATTTATACTCGTCTAAATCTGTAGGAGTCGCAATATGGcctacaaaatgaaatattaccaTAACGTTGTGAATATGGCTAAGCGTTAAAAACTTACCCTAATCATGCGATTCTGAACGATTCGGCAAATCTTAAGTCTACAATTTATAAGTAAGGTTTTTTCCTTCCCCTATGcttacaaaaagataaagagatATTTTTGAAGATTTTATATGTCTCAagtaacattttcttttctcttgtaTACCTATAATAAATATCAAACAATAATTCAGACATAGCGGtcgtttgaagaaaaaaaaacataacatcGAAGTTCCTGCAGAATACAATACATTTGATGATTGAAATAAAGTTGCATCGGATTCACACAGTTGAATTCAGTtgtatttacaaatttcattcgACAGGCCCAACGCATTAAACTGGTGCAAGTTTATTATTACTGagaattatatcatattattgaTAGTATCAAGTATTAATCATATGAAGGGAAATTATATTCAAACTGTGACAGAACGATATGAATAATCGAAACAAATCGTTACCTCCTTGATTTTGGCAGTTAGTCTCTGCATCTAGCCAGGTATGAAATGAGTGATACGGTCTGTAGCAGTATGAGCCTCGTTGAAGCCATCCACTTGAACAACTGtttgattctttaaaaaaaatccaaaataaGGAACCTTTACAAATGATGAAGGAGAATGGAGGGAAAAGACTAGTCCATATGATGAGGTTCGTGAAATACTGTAAGGAAGGAACCAGAAGAAATTAATTGAATAGAAAAGACGTGGGCAACAGAATTTAACCCCAGTTCAAATAGAATTTTGTACAACTTACAACTCTATTCAGAATACGTGATTCATTTCCTTATACCTTGTTCACGTATTGTTAACGGAATTAACTCACATTCAGCAAacttatcaattttttaaacaaaaaagcaAGGTTGGTATGTTCAGACCCTCTTTAAAATTGAACTTCTCAATTTATGTATttcagaattttaaaaaatctttgaaatgtgCTAGTTTAATCATATTTGCGATATCTTTTTGACTATTGTAGATCACTAATCCTTACGAGAGTTAATAACATACAATTGTTGTTTCACTGTGACTGTGGAAATAAAGCAACAACTTAATCAATTTATTGGTGCTGTTGGTAGTCCTTTACTCATAAGAGAGAAGTGGgcttgtttcattttcttttggtATCTAACGCAAATAataattctttgatttttgaTCAACCTTGAATGACTTGCTCTACGTACCTTCGTATGGGTCAACCATCGGATCcactgtaaagaaaaaaaatatgaaaatagatacAATTATCtcgttttttttacaatatgaaaaacatcataaagaaaaagaaacttTGAATTTCACAGTAAGAAATATAAGATCACGTCATTTGTAAAATATAGAAGATCAAATTCATGAACTCTTTCAGTAATGTAAACTATGTActctgaaagagaaaaaaaatccaggtccgggaaaaatgaattttgtttcatatacATGCTTGCATGCTGTCTCTATCTATTGATAACTTGTTGGGGGCCCCACTTGGGGCGTAGGGGGCGTGGCCGTGGTAGCTACTAGTATATTCAACCATGGACATGATTCAACTCACTGATTCGGACGTGAAGATGATAGTCAGATCCGCTGGTCAAGGCGACGGTTAGGTCATTCTCTTCGCTCAAGTAGCATCCCCCGTCTGATGGGTGATAGTCGAAGGAGCGGCATACGAAACTCGAAGCGGCCACGCAGGCGGCAGCGCATTGGTTGACCGTGAGCCCTGTTTGGTAGTCATTGTTATAATTCGATATATGGCGCTCTCTGATCAACATGAAGTCTGTCCGGTCAGTTACAATGTCTGAATTTAAGAGAAAGTGAAGAGTAGAAAGTGGATCGTGTTAACCTATATAAGctcaattcaaaacaattttgttcATCAGCACATCCGTCAACATTACTAAGTTAATCgtaaaatgaaggaaatatgAATACATTACTAAAGATAATCATTCTCAATATATTTGAGAATTGAATTGCGTTATTCATAGAATTCTAATGctatcattcattattattttgctaaaaatgttACTAATCAACCAGTGCTTAGGCCTATGTCACTGTTGACAATTCATTCCTCTTCATTACCTCCAAAACCTATAAAACCTCAGAGTGAAGACCATGTGAAGAATAAAATTCAACATTCACACGGTTAACTTACAAGATTCGTCTCCCTTGCAGTAGAGTGGTCCCAGAGTATAATATCCCGATTCGCTTCCATCACCTGTATCACCAAACCTTATCTCAGTGACTGGTAAAGTTGTCTTATCGGTGAGATAACCAGAATCTTCTCTCCATGTATTGTCATTGGTGTTGCAATTGCAGTGGTGACCATTCGTACATGTGCCTGAAAGACAatcatcaatgaaaataatatggtTAGGCCCATCATAGACGTAGCCCcataatttttatttccaatactCTTTCTCCGTTTTCAAACGGCTTTTCAATAAGTTTGAAATCATAAGGGTTGGTCGCCCCTACCCCCTCCATGCCAATGTTTTCAAAGAAGACAAACCTGAGTTCCCGCATGCACACTGTCCGCTGTCCACCGAGGCTCCGCCCCAATAGTTTTTCTGGTTTCCGTTCCTGTCATACCATGCTCCATAGCCAGTCATTAAAGAACCGTGACACTCGTACTGAAATCGGAAAAAACAAGGAATAAGATGTTACATATCTAAAATTTGATATTACAATAACGTAATGAAAAATGACCGCGGGTAAATCATTTCATTcactaataaaaaaatagatattctTCTTTTAACCTGAATGTTATAGGATAAAAGGGTGATTGTCTGACATTTAAATTATCCGTGAGTGCATATAACTCTATGCAAATATGGacaattaatatattttgataGATGTTGTCTCGGTGGTTCgataaaattaaattaagttgcatacatAGCCCCATATTTTTAAATCGGGTTCAATTTACACTCTGGTCGAAAGTTGTAGTTCAACTATGGACAGTCCATTTGAATCTCTTACAGTACAGAATCAGTTTATTAGCTCATTTAACACCAACCTCATTCTTAACTGTCTGGAAATGATAAATAAGATacttgtcttcaccattaaagaattaggaaagagcacagtaaatataagaaatgtacgatatagaaaaaaaattgaaatctgtggcttcccataattttaaaaCAGAATTATATAAAACCATGGTCTAGGGTAAACAGAAGTTGAGAACACGGGCAAGGATGTCTTATATGGAGAAAAGACGAACGGTGTACAAAgtatttaaacaaatttgaacTAAGAATTTAATATCCTTGTATTCAAATCTACCTTAATAAATTGATCACATGATGCACTTATATCTGCTACCATGGCAACCTGAGCGATACTGCGATCTTGATATCGGATTACTCGTGACGCACTGTAAGCGCCCTCGTATCCAGTAATTAGCGACCGATATTCTTCTTGATGACTCATCTTCGTAATGCCTAAACATGAATAAAAGATATTTAACAGATGTAACAGTGATGATCCAAGTTCCAATATATAGGATATTGgcatttatatttcatgtagaaatagaaatatgcattttgattgttatattttgatgTCTACCTTACTTCCAAGTACTTTACCTGACTTACTAGTATTCACTTGCCTGCTTACTCACTTTCTTACtcacttacttacttacttactcaattacttacttacttactcaattacttacttacttactcaattacttacttacttactcaATTACTTACTTTCTTACTCAATTACTTACTCACTCAATTACTTACTTACTCAATTAGTTACTTACTTACTCAATTAGTTACTTACTTAGTCAATTACTTACTTACTTAGTCaattacttacttacttacttacttatcTTTTTTGTAATATCTGGACTCGTCAGAAGACAAGCCACACTAGCGGAAGTGGGTATGTTCAGTCCAAATGtgcgattttaaatcaaataaaattcacaatatcACTTAATATTTCGCCCAGGAATGGAAGTACAGAACAAATTGTGAGGATTGTTTCTTTGGAACGATGGGAGGTCCAAGGAAGAAGTTGATGAATGCAGTACATGGGTATGAGGAAACATGTTTCATGCAAGGGCATGGGAAAAGAGCCACAAAGACAACAATTTTACCTGTGCTAGCATCCGTAGTCATATCACAGTAGACTCTGAATGGATCGACACCAATGTTCCTACCATCGGGATCAATAGTGTAGTATCCACTTGATGTATAGCCTTTGCGTTTCCAATCGGCACATGATACTGTACGGTAAAGACAAATGATATCAAAGAAATACTTGACtttagtggagcgttgtggcccagtggattagtctccggactttgaaaaaagagggtcgtgggttcgaatcccaaccatggcgtaatttccttcagcaagaaattgatccacaatgtgctgcactcaacccaggtgaggtaaatgggtacctgacaggaatttattccttgaaacgcagcgcgcgtaacagctgcactgctaaagccagggtaattatgctgcgtatactgtagagcgcttagagacttcttacaaagtaagtattaagcgctataattataagcaagtataattatttagACAATGTTTCTTggtttaaaaacaaagaatagaTAGTAAATGATTGCATAAATAAACAGAAAGATAAAGCCACAGAAGTGGAATgctgatgaaaaaaatacgaTATGATTATTAGCGTGTTTCAAAGCTATATAGCTTATAAAATCCTTAAGAACTAATTCACAATCAGTAAACATGGTGGtggggtggtggtgatgacgaggATTCAATTCAGCTCAATTCAActgtattatttgaatttatttccacTCTCAATTTTTCATACTTACAATAAGTTTACAATTGACATAATCACATTGCATGAAAAGGGTTAACATAGACAATACGTACTACAATTCTTTTTACGATAATGaagttgttgatgatgatggtgattataagGATGGtggtaacgatgatgatgattatgatcatgatgatgatgatgatcataatgacgGTGACGGTATAAGTATATTTTCACATGTTTGCAATAACGGTATACAAAGGCCTAGGAAAACGATTTTAAAAGAAACTGAATTTCGTACCTTTATTAAGAGGATACTTGCAGAAATAACCATACGAGGTCCAGCATGTAGCATCATTCCATATACCATCTGAACTCCAACTTAACGCTGCACAGTGCTCACTACCACCAGCTGTAGAATAGTAACAGAGGAAATAAATTGATGCGAATTTCtaaacaaaatgatatgtttaCTTTATGTCAGGTGTTTCGTGTTAATTGATAGCATTAACATAATTTGATTTCGCTATACTACGATTCTATTCGAGCTAAATAAATGTGGATTCCAATTCTTCTAATAATTAGGTCAATGTTTTGAAAGAGTTGTGCCAGATGTCCCGTGTTCTTGACAAAAACttcattgctttatttttaaaaatcggGGGTGAAGCGGAAATGATACCAAGCGATGCGCTCAAATAAATAAGGTTTTGACAAGTGAATAAATCTTTCCAATACTCTTTTAACACGTTAAATACGCAATGACAttattaagaatgaaaaaagagGAACCTTACTCTAGCTTCTTCTAATCTATAATACCCATCTTAAAATTTACACTTCACATAAAGTACTAAAAATATTCCATCTTTAAGGAGTGCTTTAGATTAAATTAAGAGTGAAATCATGTTCTTTCACTCATCCTTCGTCGATCACAAATGATCTTTCTGAGTTTAAATCACAAAGAACCCTCTCCCCCGGAAAAAAGGGTGAAAATGCATCTTCACTCCAAATACACTCTTTTAATTGCTTCTGATTAACATTTAAATGTTATATTCGATTGAGGTGATGTTTACATGGTTCTCCTGATTTCCAGTTAGTATATGATACCACTGATCCATCTGACCATTCCCATGTTCCTTCTTCATTCATATCTGTAAGGCCGATCCAATAATTATTGTGTGCTAACGTCCGtctaatgatgataaaaaatgaattatttcttaGAGGTTAGTGCAATATGGTCGAAAATTGTTGAAATgatgtaaaagaaaaattatacttttataATGGAGACACACAGGGACAGATCAAGGATTTCCAAGGGGGAGGGCACATTTTTCCgatgaaaaatttgacaagcaaaaaaaaaggtttaaccccaaattaaggatatttcgtgccagtaaaaatttgacaagcaaaaacaagaaggtttttaaccaaaaattaaggAGATTTCGTCccaaaacttaaaaagaaaatgataattttcaaagggggagggggcacacttctgcATCAAGGACATTttaacattacaaattttatttttttcttctcaaaggggggggggcatgggccggctgtgcccccctgAATCCGCCAGTGGGGACAtaagttacatgtataaaaaagtTAATAAAGGGAGAATGTTAACAGGTTGGTCGCTTTCTGCAACCATTCGTGTAGTGGGATTTCACCAACTAATAACTCGAAAGGGGTCACTCTAGTAACGAAATGTTTGCAggaataaaaatcaatgaatcaacTTGAATATGGATGGCACGGCTCACATAACTATTACATGATCATGTTGACAATATGATATAGTGAGACTAAATCATAAAGTGTGAAGTAGGTTGAGAAAAAGATAATAAATAGGTATTTCATGACGGCTGATACCAGTTTATTGAATcgttaatgaaattatggaaatggtATGAGCAATGTGCACATCCTGCATCCACTTGAAACACCGATTGTAATTTTAACGAATCGACTAAATTGAACGTACAAAACAACCCAAAAAAGAACATCACGAACAACTTTGATCGTCCTATCTATCAATGACAACATCGATGCCTTATTTTTTCAGCTTCGTACACTCTTAACTAACGTCCTTGAATTTTAAATATGGATAAAGCCAAAGTAAGTCGGAGGATGTCGATCAAATTTGAAATCGTACTTTCTCCTACGATCCTATGTATATTACTTCGTGACCTAGAGAGTCGAAAGCACTCAGTCTTCGGTCAACATCTATATCATATTACCTTGATAGCGTAAGTAGAAAATCATTTTCCTCCTGATCGGCAACGCTCGCCAAGTCGGCATCGTCATGGAGGGCTCGACAGGCTTTCATCGATTCACGGAATTTCGACGTCGATTCGACGAGTTTATAACAACCATTGCGATTGCGTGTCCAACCAGAATCACATATCGCCTGGTCATCGGTCCCGTCGTCTATGGATTTAATGTATCATTTCAGGTTAATTTGTATTAAGTTTATctgatattcatgaaaaagcATTTATACCATTTTCGAAACTGTCTAGAATCATTTTAATTCGACaaaccaaaataaaatttaggaaaaaaatatgaataaaatagaattaTGTCAACAAATACTGAAAAATAACGTACAATAGTTTTTCCATAGCACGTTTATTTATCTAATGTTAGCTGtgttgattttttgtttgtttttgtttgagaGTCAAATTTCTGAATAGATAGTTTTACTAGAGATGATTTCAGTAGTATCTTTCTAATTAGATGGAACTTGTACTCACCATAGTACTTGTGCAGGAATGCGACTGTATCAGGAAATCCTCTGCTTCCTGCatagaagaaaatatattgtcatTCGAAATATTGGTCAAGGGAAAATATAGGCCTCTACATACGAATAGCAGCTAACTGCGCATGATTTCTAGCATAATTATGATCAAAAAGGATAATACTAATTCATTCGATCTCCCAGTAAGATTTCGAAGACAAAAATGTCTaaactacagtgcgtcccaaaaaaaactatacacttttgaaatggctgccaaataaaaaatgttgcaCTTTGGGGGGAAAGACTtgtagatatggaaagccaataaagtcaactttcaaatgccaccaaaaagttggaaaattattcatgtttGAGCGAGCACTACCCACtaaaacaaagggtatgaaaattagggtgggctggaattagccttccaatttctttcaggtttttatgtttggtacttgcaaagtcGAGGAAtatttggtgaattaaagatcagatgtgatcagtttgttgtttgtgaaaatttaatgcgttattaaattgaaatttaatgcatgagtgatcatgaattgtaatttttagtgcataattttgtctttatcatgtggatctcaacaatgtgttcatgacactCAGGAGACGAGGGGttaatatgacttaggtaggtgaagtaaCCCATCCCTCCATctctatacccccccccccctttctctcctcATGAGAGACTACgcttggctaggctgggcaggaattagccttacaaattttttttagaagttAGTCCTTTAAAACTTACAAAGCTTATGCTATttatgagtgagataagttatGGTTTCTTAGGCAAATTTCAAGAGTTACTaatttgaaatgtaatgcatgagtgaacaggaattttaattttagtgtagcatattcatcttgtggacatcagaagtgtgttcatgagagtcagagtaatgtgatggtacccgttacaagcaagagggcgagatatgctaagacttggttaaaacTGGGCATTCGTCTTcgttttgtccttttacaaattaaaagtcatatgtACCTCCCCTCTCCACCTCCATTTCCCagcccccccaccccctttctctctctcacttcctggattgtagcctataaactcagtttttttttattgaatgattaccaagaaatgttatgattatggtgattaatgaagtaatttaatgaaaaatgaatgtttgattgatcacattacacattgaatgagttgatttactgataaattgttgattgaatgattgattgaggaaaaagttgatgccccaatacagaattaatcattaaatcaacattctgctctgaATATCACGCGTACATGacaatagccatcagtctctcaacaggaggggagggcggaaaggggggggggcggggctgaatgttccgttgacccttattccatcaaccttcttctcccacttaagtcctatctcaccccctattctcccgactcccatgaacacattgctgagatccacatgatagagttgaaatgctgcccaaaagtgtaatttatgttcaatcatgcat
It contains:
- the LOC121424795 gene encoding uncharacterized protein LOC121424795, producing the protein MLLWVFLLLGTRIVDGASQCRKNWKQYGIACYYINTNSLTWENAQAYCETQGGNLASIADSGVNGHVAWVMSGYSKAHIGLTDTESDGTWSWWDGSSMTYTNWNSGEPNGNFETNCGGMHSSGTWDDYPCTNSMVSVCRAPIQYTATKTGCACPFDSTRTDCACCVTGGTHCGQQYPNECYYSSFSECGTGANDPIDDWQLVMKVTRSSNINVYDLYTGSSTYNDGSTTANILTSTSVSYKSSEANTYNTNSLQQIKFAFYSGGVEMRSLTFETSGTSRTNWFHTNYMSYAPYSDIYTDTKNYQSMAGTGHRRFFINRHYGGCSGDAGWVVISDYGSSSGCTWDNYYSKPFFIYSAASTYQTWESGSRGFPDTVAFLHKYYDDGTDDQAICDSGWTRNRNGCYKLVESTSKFRESMKACRALHDDADLASVADQEENDFLLTLSRRTLAHNNYWIGLTDMNEEGTWEWSDGSVVSYTNWKSGEPSGGSEHCAALSWSSDGIWNDATCWTSYGYFCKYPLNKVSCADWKRKGYTSSGYYTIDPDGRNIGVDPFRVYCDMTTDASTGITKMSHQEEYRSLITGYEGAYSASRVIRYQDRSIAQVAMVADISASCDQFIKYECHGSLMTGYGAWYDRNGNQKNYWGGASVDSGQCACGNSGTCTNGHHCNCNTNDNTWREDSGYLTDKTTLPVTEIRFGDTGDGSESGYYTLGPLYCKGDESYIVTDRTDFMLIRERHISNYNNDYQTGLTVNQCAAACVAASSFVCRSFDYHPSDGGCYLSEENDLTVALTSGSDYHLHVRIMDPMVDPYEESNSCSSGWLQRGSYCYRPYHSFHTWLDAETNCQNQGGHIATPTDLDEYKYLRRIFRWAQRGVATFWVGLNDIEEEGTWKDAEGNDPVYTNWKSGEPNGGISENGVVMHIHSTNEYIDTTVQGGRQYVCKEDIGAGAIPQPTTHPLCDSSSWAWDDHSCYFFGTNTKSWSDAQDYCQELGGDLVTVETEREFNFLVSYYRYRYSSRRFWIGLRYIPAEDVYRWETAISEYPWDGSHWDSGKPDGAASDQTCVEFSTAQSYNDEVCSASLYYICEKDTLPTSKPSTFNLEIKGPTSLFLSWSALPQAEQNSDVNGYYIHYWPRNKQHTNNVTIDVSGLSTLSYYLTGIASGTNFEFILQAYTEQGGGPETDPPINGTTDIASVRSSERRKANFILVKGNRLKNHALYELEVYTLSECTNVCLKDEHCVSVNYHKLSRAPKKSCVLNRETHTNYPDDLVPDRDYMYGSIDGL